The DNA sequence aactaaggaagcctgtacagaattcaaatattccaaaacatgcattatgtttgcaacaaggcagtaaagtaatactgaaaacaaatgtggcaaaggaatcactttttgtcctaaatacaaagtgttatatttggggcaaacccaatacaacacattactgagtaccactctccattcTTTTCAAGCATAGAAATGGCTGCATAATGTTATGGGCACGCTTGTAATCGctaaagactggggagtttttcaggttaAAATAGAAAtgaaatggagctaagcacaggcaaaatcctagagtaaaacctggttcagtctgctttccactagatactgggagattaatttacagttcagaaggacaataacctaaaacacaaggtcaaatctacactggttgtttaccaagaagacactgaatgttcctgagtggctgagttacagttttgacttaaatctgcttgaaaatctatggcaagacccaAATacagttgtctagcaatgatcaataaacAATGACAGAACTTGAAGTATTGTGAAAAGAATAaggggcaaatgttgcacaattcagGTGTGAAAAGCTGTTAGACACTTGCCCAGAGAAACATGTATTGACTAagtgggttgaatacttataaagatatactgtattagtgtcatttttcttccactttgacattagattATTTGTAGATGGATTTAATTGGACGTTTTTTTCCaaccattttaatcccactttgtaacagcaaaatgttgaaaaagtcaaagggtgttaatacgttctgaaggcaatgtatatACGCTTAGCAGGACACGAGATCTGCAGCTGATCTTACATCAGCACTCGTACTCTGAGGGCTTGGCACATACTGGGAAGCTAGCCATTACTTTAGTTTTGCACACCACAAGGCAATGAAATGTAACAGGCAGCATTGCACACCATCATATAGACTTGGGCTGAGTCCCAAaatggaccctattccctatagagcactacttttagGCTCTGGTGACCTTTATAgttcttggtcaaaagtagtacagtataaaagggaagagggtgccatttgggataaagACACTGAATCACGCATGGTTAGCAGCATTGATGAGCCATAGAATGGGTTATTACTCCAGTTTGATTCAGGGCATAGTAGTCATTACCAAAGCATCACAGGCTAATTATTTCACAAGTTTATGCATGCATATAACCTGCACAAATTTTCTAAGATCACAATCAGAAATTGTACCGATTAATAGTAAGTAAGGAATTCTGATCATTTTCTGCAACTGTGTAgacagaataaaaaataataataggacAATTGAACTCAGAATTGCTGTAATGGGCACACTGAAGTGACATGAACCTTTTTGTATTTATCTTTTGacacacaatgacaaagacaCTGAATAAAGAAGCTCCAGTTTTTCTGAAAGAAATAGAACTAACCCCCGCATATCTAGCAACTGCACCGCATAGCAACAGAACCTTTCACATCAATACATAATATATTCTCTTTATTTTCATTTAGAGGAACAATGTTCGTAAAATACTGCTACTATTTGAAGGAATAATGCATGTTTTAGTCCGCATCTTTagaaaactgcaaacattttccTGGACACACTCTTTGAAAGTTTTTATCTGCCTTGAATTAATATCTCAAATAATCTAGAAGAGGAAGAATTTACTATCCATGGGTCACAATAGTTCAAAAAGATAACTGGCAAATATTAAAGCCTCAATGAAGCACAAGATAATTCAATTACAACTAATAACACATACTTAATGGTACTGTAGACTTGTAACCACATTTTCAAATTCATTTTGGTttctcttaaagggatacttcgggattttggcaatgaggacctttatctacttccccagggtcAAATGAAAAAATGGACACCCTTCTTATATGTTTCTGattgcagtttgaaggaagttgctaactagtgcTAGCATAATTGCTAACTGGATTTAGTGTAATGACTGGAAGTGTATAGGTATTTGCAGCTAGCAGGCCTGGGCAAGTCCAGTCCTCTGggtcctgattggtgtcacacttttgccccagctaacacacctgactccaataatcaaaaTAATCATGAACTTCAGTTAAAAATTGAATTAGTTTAaaatcaggtgtgtttgctaGGGACGGGGGGGAAAAGTGTCACACCAATTAGGCCTCCCGAGGACTGGAATTGTCCAGGCCTGAAGCAGATACCcagctagcagatacccatagatttccagtcattatgctaatgctagttagaAGTAGTTTTGCAATCCTATCTTCCTTCATACTGCACGCAGAGGCATAAATAGCGTGCCCACGAGTTCATcggactctgggtaagtagaaaatTGCCAGAATCTTACAGTATCCCTTTAAGGTTTTGGAAACATTCTGCAAACAATTATGTCAATTGACAATTAGAAAGGCAACATGACAAAGCTACAACTTTGTGCAGGAGGGTAGGCTAAGCCACAAAGTTGTGATTTCTCAGATAACAAATCACAAACCAATCAAATCTGAGCTTTGCTGAAAACCTACATTACATACTCAAATAAGTACAGATATAGATAGGTTCAGTGTTTTAAGacgaataaaaaatatttttgctcATAAATAAGTATATTAAAGAAATTCCTATATCTCAAAAAGATCCGTTGTATAGTACTTTCTGCTATTGGTACAGATGATGCATCCTTAAATCGTGACTCGTGTTCCTGCGTCCCATGCTAAATGCCATTGAACTTCCATTGCATTTCACTCTCTGTCTGAGGACATGGTTGTCTCTCATCCTAGATACAGATCACATCATATCAACTATCCTCAAATCGGAGACTATCCTCAATCACAGATTTTCATATTAATGAGATTGAACGGGATCTTAAGCACttacaaattcgtaacatatcatacgaattgtagGAAATATACATTTATTGTGCAGGACGTAACTTAACATACAAAATGAATGACATCGTATACAATTGTGCACAATTTTCTGGGACCCATTTTGGCTCGTGAGcgctactttcaaaactactggctgaactTATCTAGTATCACCTTCAGTAATCCACAACCCCAATATCTGATCATCTGGAACAAGCAGTCACAAACTTGTAACTGTATAGATCAACACAAATTATGTCCTGCACATGAGTACATCGGCAAAAGGCCCCAGGAGGTTTTTGTTAAAGATGCAGCGGACCCACACCAGGTACGTCGTAAAGGGTTTGATGTTTTCAGAGAAGGTATAGTTCTGGTGGGGGAGAATATAAGGCATGTACGTGTTCTCTCCTTGCTCCTGGATCCACACTTCGTACTTCACTTCCCTGACCTTCAGGTACTTCAGGTTCCAGGGGATTTGCCAGGACACAGTCAGCTTGGCCTCATTGGTGGCCTGGACCGATGTCTGGCACTGGGGCTCTCTGACCCGGCCCGGGTGGACCGTGCTGGCAGGCTTGGCCTTCTTCAGGTTGGGCCTGGTTTTCACGATCGCTCTGAGAGCCTCTAGTAAAGAAGGGATGTCCACTATGGTGTCCTGGTAAATACGATAGAGCCACTCAGGGTTGCGGCAGCACAGGTGTCTGGGTACTTCCTTACTGGTCAGGATGTGATCCTGCTCTTCCTTATCCAGGTGGGCTATACCTCCCTGCTCCCAGGGCCTCTCTGGGTAGGCCACAGAGTTCTCCTCCACCATGTTCCTCCAGGCCACATACTGCAGGTCCATGCCTGGTAGAGAGGCCAGGGTTTTGTAAGGGGTGTACTGCTCTGGGTTGACCGCATAGGGGAAGAGCTCCACAACGACGGCCCCccgggggaggaagagagaggagaccagctGGGCCCCGTGCATGCTGACCAATATGGAGGCCCCGCTGATGACCTTGACGATTCTGGGGAAGTTCTGCTCCTCCAGAGACACAGTCACCACTCTCATCTGGAACTCCTGCACTAACGCCAGGATCAGCTCCGCTTCGTTCAGGATGAGTCTGTTGATGGAGCGACTGAACACTACGAAGTACTCATCCTTTTCCTCCGctgcactctcctctcctcctctcgtgGTGATATTGAGCTTCTCCATCAGCGATGAGGCAAACTGCCGGATCTCGTTCCCAGAGACCAGGATGTTGGCTTTGGGGCCCTGTGGCTGGACAAAGCCGTACTGGTACCATGTGGTCATCTTGGACAAGCCCACGTAGGACTTAGTAAAGCACATAAGTTTGCCAAAGTTCCTCAGCTGCTCTTTGAGAAGTGGCTGCTTGCTGCTCAGCAGGCGGTAGAGGTCAAAGTGTGCGCCCTCACCCCAGCCCTCCATGAAGACCAGGCGGGCCTCATCGTCCAGGTCCGAGTACTGCCGCATGGTGTAGAAGATGGGCAGTAGGTCATCGTGGAACACGTGCATCAGGTTATCCGGATTGAACCGGTTGAGGATGAGGGTGACGTCAGGGACGAACACAGGCTTGGGCATGAACTTGAGGGCAGCTGCGGGCAGCTCCAGGAAGTTGAAGTACTGGGTGTTGTGATCCTCCACAGAGGACAGGTCCAGCAGGGCCGGCTGGAAGCGCCGGGGCCCCAGGTTGGGCAACATGAAGGAGGAGTTGCTGTGGAAGAAGACAAACTCTTCAGCCTCGGTGCAGTAGCACAGGTAGTCGAAGCGGCAGATGCGGTCAGTGTGCATCTTGCCGGTGCAGACCATACGGGTGCCATGCTCCTGGAGGGCGAGCAGAGCGGCGTGGTAGTCTATCCGGGCCTGGGACAGCTCCTGGGACTGGCGGGTCAGCTGCAGCTCCTCCTCCAGTACTGCAGCGTGCTCACTTAGCCTCACGTACTTCCAGAGCAGTGCTGCCACCACCGACACCAGCAGGCCATTCAGAATGGCCGCCACGTTCATCCTGCAGCTCGCCGCACGCATCACAGCTCCACGTCCAATATGATCTCTGATCTCACATGCATGCTCCGCCTCCCGCTAGCCAGGTGCCGATacacctggagagggagagagtgagagagagggggtggggggagagagagaatttttTGCATATTACTGATATCATGTTTCCAACTGAACATACTATATTTCAGACTTAGTAATCATAGAAATAATATCAAAGTGTAAGCCTATTATTTTCAGTGCATGATGAAGGTCTACATACCAGTAGAACAATTTTAGGGATCAAAGTCCCTTCCCTTGGAGAAgtctgtctgcgtcccaaataaAGGGATACTcctggattttggcaatgaagccctttatctacttccctagagtcaaatgaactcgtggataccattttcatgtctctgcatgcagttgGAAGGTAGTTTCTCACTAGCTTTAGCTCAATTGCTAACTACAGTTAAAGCAATGACTAGAAGTCTATGGAAATAGCTAACAACGCTACTTAACATTGGCTCGCaatacctctaacttccttcatactggacgcagagacatacaaatggtatccacaaggtCGTCGGActctgaggaagtagataaagggactcattgccaaaatctcaaAGTATTCCTTTtaaatgcactacttttggccaggacccatatggctctgatcaaaagtagtgcactgtataggctagggaaaagggtgccagtTGGGACGTATCCTTTGTTTACCTTGGTGGATAAGCACAGGCATTCCTAGAACCTCAAATCACATTCCCCTCCTGGTTATGTCTTGATGAATGACATTGTGAGAAAGGGGAAAAGAAAAGTTCCTCTTAAAACTACACTAACCTGCATATTGAGAGAACAAGTGAGTCATGTGGTGAGACAGGCTATCTGCGTCCCAaatgctattccctatatagtgcactgcttttgatcaCTCCAGGAcccataatgcactactttttactGCAGCCCTATCTTGggaatacagtgccatttgggatgccgccACTAATTCAGATCCCAAGCAGCTGCTTCCAGACTATGTGGGAAAGTAGTCATCTAAAGGTTGACTGCTACAAGAACAAATGTTTCAATAGGCTAGCCTCTGCCTGGAATACTATAAATATCACTTTCCATAATAGCGTCTGAgattaaaataatataattattcCAGTATAAAAAAGTTGAGTAAATAACATTGAGACTTAAACAATTCATTTAAAATATGCTTTATATCACCATGATAATTTAGCAATACTCAAAAAGAAGAGTCAAGAGAGTTAGCGTAGTCATTGGCATCTATAATATTCATCAGAATCTACGGACACTCTCCCTAACCTTCAACTTTGGGCTGTAGACACTAAAtacactcccttcctctccctggaGCCAGACGGTCTGCAGTAGGCTTGGTAGGTATACTGTATATGCCGTATTCCAGAGTATTTGGTAAtagccacgggatggtttttcaataccaaatctttttaaagtaaatacctgcagtcaacttttAGCATTTTAGTCACAGACTTAAGTGCTAGCCATCTAGTctatgttttataaatgtgcaatgagTAGAAAACATGATTCTGGTTAAATTTATAACAAAAATGGATTTTCATATGAAGCtttgaaagccagatcagtgattattgcaaaaaaagcaggttaaactattttgataaaataattaaaTCATTAGTGGGTCAAAGGCTTATATTTATAATccctgaattcattagattattccTGTTTGAAATCCAGTGTATTGACCTTTATTTGTGCAACAAAGCTTATTCAGAGAAAAATTTTCAAAAATCAAGATAAATCGCCCATAAACTTGAAAACAATCTAGATATGGTTTTTAGAACTACCTTGCTGTCTAATAT is a window from the Oncorhynchus tshawytscha isolate Ot180627B linkage group LG03, Otsh_v2.0, whole genome shotgun sequence genome containing:
- the LOC112228390 gene encoding protein O-linked-mannose beta-1,4-N-acetylglucosaminyltransferase 2, which encodes MRAASCRMNVAAILNGLLVSVVAALLWKYVRLSEHAAVLEEELQLTRQSQELSQARIDYHAALLALQEHGTRMVCTGKMHTDRICRFDYLCYCTEAEEFVFFHSNSSFMLPNLGPRRFQPALLDLSSVEDHNTQYFNFLELPAAALKFMPKPVFVPDVTLILNRFNPDNLMHVFHDDLLPIFYTMRQYSDLDDEARLVFMEGWGEGAHFDLYRLLSSKQPLLKEQLRNFGKLMCFTKSYVGLSKMTTWYQYGFVQPQGPKANILVSGNEIRQFASSLMEKLNITTRGGEESAAEEKDEYFVVFSRSINRLILNEAELILALVQEFQMRVVTVSLEEQNFPRIVKVISGASILVSMHGAQLVSSLFLPRGAVVVELFPYAVNPEQYTPYKTLASLPGMDLQYVAWRNMVEENSVAYPERPWEQGGIAHLDKEEQDHILTSKEVPRHLCCRNPEWLYRIYQDTIVDIPSLLEALRAIVKTRPNLKKAKPASTVHPGRVREPQCQTSVQATNEAKLTVSWQIPWNLKYLKVREVKYEVWIQEQGENTYMPYILPHQNYTFSENIKPFTTYLVWVRCIFNKNLLGPFADVLMCRT